The Phycodurus eques isolate BA_2022a chromosome 8, UOR_Pequ_1.1, whole genome shotgun sequence nucleotide sequence tcaaccacGACCCCTATGAGGACAAGAGGCAGAGAAAAGAAACTGCTGGAAGAAGAAGCTTGCTTTAATATTTCAGATGCattatcatattttaaaatccagtaAGTTTTACTCGActgatttttatggtttaatgtCTTGCAGGCAACTGAACCCCATGTATGAAGGCTATCTTCAGCATGATGCCCAAGAGGTTCTGCAGTGCATCCTTGGATACATCCAGGAGGCCTGCAACACTATCAGGAAGGAGAAAAAGCACGAGGACAATGTGACTGAGGTCAAAGTGGAACATGGCAGCAATTCAGTGTCAGAATCCCAAAGAGGCGCCAATGAGGATGGTGAGGTGGCTGTAAAAAGGAAAAGCGATACAGAGATGGGAAATTCCAAAAAGAAGCCCAAATCCATCAAATCTGGAGCAGGGGAGGAGCACTTGTTGAGTGGACCTGTCACCCGCTCAAAAAGGAAGTCATCCTGTCAAAACACCAAGGACTAAAGCTGGAGAGGAAGAGGACGCAAAGGAAGTGAAACAGCAAAAGgtagacgaagaagaagaatgggGCAGTGATGATGCGCGAACTAAAGAGGCTGATCGGAAAAAGAAGAAACGCTCTAAATTGAGCTGGCTGAGGCCTGCTGGAAAACAGCCTAGCATCATCTCCATGTTTCGCACCGTCGGGAAGCTCACGTCTACATTTGCGAAAAGCGCAAcgaaaacagagagagagaacagtGGAGCTGACGAAGGCCAAACTGAGGATGAGAAGAAACGTGAGGGGGTCCTCATGCAAAACGAGAACGAGGTCCACAAGGCAGCACTTGAAGGTATGATCTTATGGTAAAGTACAGTTTGACAGAATTCATAAATTCACCATAaactattatactgtatataaattcaTCTCAATAAATTCGAAAATTGTGACAATTTATTTCAACAGTTAAAAAAGATGAATCCTACAGATTGACACTGTATTGAGTAAACTATAGTATAGCTATCAGGAGATGCTGCCAATTCCTTACCAGCATAGTTGTggttattgtttttacttttaaattatcTTGAATATGACAGCTTACAGCTAACACAAAACCCAAATTCAGCAtttcaagaaattagaatattacatacagtgggtacacgtaaagtattcagatccccttaaatgcTTCACTCGTTATATTGctgccattttctaaaatcatttaagttatttttcccctcattaatgtaccgtattttcacgaccataaggcgcacttaagtctaaaattttctccaaaatggacggggtgccttataatgcggcgcgccttatgtgtgcaccgagttccaacatctataaatgttgttgtgtgatgaccGCTCCCCtcgaccgtttttttttttttttagcatttcctacCGACGCACTGCTTACACAGAGAAAAAGCGGACATGGcttgaggacaggggaaggacgctaaagccacgcccccagtagggaAGTAGAGAGTggcgtggaagcgatggatgacagatggtaaGCACAGCTTTACCAAGACaaggaggcaacgccgggcgagttacaccacaatttgtgaatgtattGTGGATGGCggtacggtgggcgactggttagagcgtcagcctcacagttctgaggagcggggttcaatccccggccccgcctgtgtggagtttgcatgttctccccgtgcctgcgtgggttttctcccacatcccaaaaacatgcacgttaattgaacactgtaaattgcccgtaggtatgaatgtgagtgcgaatggttgtttgtttgtatgtgccctgcgattggctggcaaccagttcagggtgtaccccgcctcctgcccgatgatagctggaataggctccagcacgcccgcgaccctagtgaggagaagcggctcagaaaatggctggatggatggattgtggatgctgggcTAACGTGCCTGCTTGCactgttcgagctttcgcacggcaacaagactgactcgAAGCTGGCGTGTTTggttgagaacttgcccagctgttcatttcggatacagaagatgaggactttgatggatttgtggatggggattgatcaaaaaataacgtgagtacattgttaaatacttcagtaaagtacaaccgaactcagttttgctcccgcttgttttaaaaacattgttttagcgtgcatgcatgctactgtgtGTTTTAAACTAGCGCCCagtaatacggtgcgccttatgtatgtgttaaatacagaacgagaccccgtaactgagactgcgccttttaatacggtgcaccctttggtcgtgaaaatacgttacacacagcacctcatattgacagaaaaataacagaattgttgaaatttttgcagatttattaaatacaaatatcacacatatcacacagccataagtatttagaaactttgctgtgacactcatatttaactcaggtgctgaccatttcttctgatcatccttgatggttctacaccttaattgtagtccagctgtgtttgattatattgattaggaaagccacacctctgtctatataagacctaacagctcacagtgcatgtcagagcaaatgaaaatcatgaggtcaaaggaactgcctgaagagctcagagacagaattgtggcaaggcacagatctggccatggttataaaaaaatgtctgctgcacttaagattcctaagagcacagtggcctccataatccttaaatggaagacgtttggaaggaccagaacccttcctcgagctggtcgtccgaccaaactgagcaattgaggagaagagccttggtgagagttAAAGAAGAACCCgaagatcattgtggctgaactccagagatgcagtcaggagatgggggaaacttctagaaagtcaaccatcactgcagctttccaccagtcggggctttatggcagagtagctcgactgaagcctctcctcagtgcaaaacgcatgaaagcccgcatggagtttgcaaacaaaaaaacaaaaaaaaaacagctaaaggactccaagatggtgagaaataagattctctggtctgacgagacaGACGGAGAACTTTTaagccttaattctaagcagtatgtgtagaaaaaaacaggcactgctcatcacctgtccaatgcagtcccaacagtgaagcatggtggtggcagcatcatgctgcgggggtgtttttcagctgcagagacAGGTTGGAATTGAAGGAAATATGaacgcggccaagtacagggatatcctggacgaaaaccttctcagaacctcagactgggcacacagctaaaataccgaaggagtggcaacagaacaactctgtgactgttcttgaatggcccaaccagaaccctgacttaatcccaattgagcatctctggagagacctgaaaatggctgtccaccaacattcaccatccaacctgacagaactggagaggatctgcaaggatgaATGGCAGGCgaaccccaaatccaggtgtgaaaaacttgttgcatcattcccaaaaagactcatggctgtattaggtcaaaagggtgcttctactaaatactcagcaaagggtctgaatacttatggctgtgtgatatttcagtttttcttttttaataaatctgcaaaaatttcaacaaatctgttttttttctgtcaatgtggggcgctgtgtgtacattgaggaaaaaactaATGATTTtaccaatataacaaagagtgaaaattttaagggggtctgaatacttccgtACCCATTGTAAACTATCAAAAAACATTAATACAGAAATTAGATAGGAACTGACCTGGAAAAACGATTTTCCTATAGTAAATGAAtcatgagtttcactttttgaattgaactactccCACTTTTGTCAgctttttgctgaaaaactctccTTTTCACATATTTCTGTGATTTTTCTGTAACGCCAtaagatgccaaaagatggtgccaaagccctggctaacaggaaagtagtaattggtgtcaaggaagtattgcTGAAGTGATccatcttgactgagagactAAAATCTTTGGATGTTTGGGAGTAGCTAAATTTCGTCTGGGTTGTTAGAAGTTACAGATTGCCATCTGTACACCTGTGCTTCCggtgcatttttaaattttaaaatgttgcaaGATGAGTGAAATTATTTGGCATGTGGTATAGTTACAGTTAAAACTACCTTTATATAGACAATTCTAAatcttgaatttattttttttgggagggggggggcgggcGATACTGTAGTGAAATTATTTTCTATGGTTTTCCAACTTACtgaatgtataataataaatacatttttgttgttctcGCTTTGTAGACGGTCTAGACCTGATGGAACGCTTGTTCCAGGGCCAGCTGGTTCTACGGACTCGTTGTCTGGAGTGCGAAAGCTTCACCGAGAGGCGAGAGGACTTTCAGGACATTAGTGTCCCCGTGCTGGACGACCAATTTAGCAGCCCGGACGATCTCTCATCAGGTTAGTCGtagtgctgggcgatatggcctaaaCTTGATATcatgattttttctttttaccccgGCGCcacgctggacgactggttagcacatctgcctcacagtcctgagcacccgggttcaaatctggcctcgcctgtgtggagttcgcatttactgtccgtgcctgcgtgggttttccccggatactctggtttcctcccacatcccaaaagcatgcatggtaggttaattgaaaactctaaattgcccgtatgtgtgaatgttttatttttatgtgtcctgcgatttgctgccgaccagttcagggtgtaccccgcccagagtaggtgggataggctccagcacgcccccgcgaccctagtgaggataagcggtacggagaatggatggatttttttcagTCTATATTTGATATGGCTCTTTTACTTGTATTaaagtttataaatgtataaaaccgGACCACACCAAACTGATTTATATTATAAAGCAGAAGGTTTGTGTAACAGTTATAAACATCACAAAGAAATGAATTATATTTCCCTACAGGTATTTCAAAATATGATCTCAAAATTAGTGATACACCAAAGACAAAAACACCAGCGCTTCAACCGAAACCACAACCGCTCTGCGgcgttgttttgtttacatcacAGGAGCGGATCTCTTTGATGTGATGCATGCATCCTACTCGATCACGTGCTTCATCTTCAGGTGATTTTCAGACGGTGGTTGTTTCCAAATGATAGGTAGATATGGCCTTTTTTTGCAACGGTTTATGGCTCCCTAGTTGCTAGCATTTTCTTCTCAATGTTGGCGGAAGTCTCGCAGAGTAGCGAAAACTATAGAACATAAAACCAACGATCCCCTTTTTCCTTATCgagcattaataaaatattgtttgaatCGAGCTTCTCGATATATCGCTCAGCTCTAGTTAGAATAAGCCACTGCTGTTTCCACTGAGTAAGAGGACACAGTGGGTCCTGTTTACAACGGAGTTCTGTCTCCATGGCAACGTAACTTGAATTTGTATGCAAGTCTGAATGCtgtgtagtctatcactaacctacagtAAATGTGTATGAAAAGACTTCAAGGCTAGTATAAGTAAgcatacaacaaacaaataatctGCGTGCCCTTTGTACCCTCGAAACAGTCATAAACGACATTCGATCTGATACCCACTCTACTCTGAGTTTGCAGTGTTCTGAGAGACGGTACGCTCCCTTTCTTGGAATTTACGAACCATGCCTTGCTTGAACAGCTTCCATGCTCATCCTGCCTGACACTGCCGCGCTGTCTCGCGTGTGCGCTCTGATTTTCCGAAAACTCCGGAGTGTATAAAGTGCACTGTTGAACGTACCCTTAAAGTGTGAGCCAAAACCAACCGGATCCGGCCCATGGATGTAAACCGTGCGTGTCtatttccatgattcttgcttaaatctgtaccaaaattccAAATGATCATATGTAATAATGCTGAGATAttacaagcatgttttttgtcACTAACACCATTTCTTCAGTAACTTGAACTGTAGCTCAACAAACTACTatgcttgacttctgattttaaaacgatcaattgtgtatgtaaatgtgatgaggtgattaaacattCGTATGGTTTcaagtcataacggccctctgaggggaaCCGTAATGACAGTGTGCCCCGTgacaaaatgactttgacacccctcGATAGTATACAGTTTATCAAATCagatgtctgttgtcgtaccaaGACCGACCTGTTTTGGTTAGAGGCATCTACGGTGAACGAATGATGACCTGATAAAACAGCAAACTAAAATGTTGGTCTCCCAGTTTCTCCTTACCCCAAAGCAGAGGAGAAGACCCTGAAATGGGCCATCGCGCAGTTTGCATCGGTGGAGCGCATCGCCGGAGAGGACAAGTACTTTTGTGACCCGTGTCGCCACTACGCAGAGGCCGAGAGGAGTCTTCTGTTTGACAAAACTCCCGACGTCATCACCATTCACTTGAAGCGCTTCTCTGCCAACAGTTTGGAGTGAGTCGCTTCACCACTCAATACTTTACTCGCTTTGAGCCTCGTTTTTCATACCCGTTTGTTCCCTCTGTCTAGAATGGAGCCGTACACCAGTCTGTCCAAGGTGAATACGCCCTTGCAGACGCCCTTGACCTTGTCTCTAGAGGATTGGTGCACCCCGCGCTCATCCGGCAAAGGTCACCACTACGAGCTCTTTGCCGTAGTCATGCACAGCGGCCTGTCCATCAGCAGCGGTCACTATACCGCCTTTGTTCGCATGAGTGGCCTGAAAGATGCCAAGTTCTGGCTGTGTGAAGGGAAGCAGCAAGAGGGTTCCAAAGGAGATGCACGTGACGACGGTGAGGTGTCTGTCAGGCAGCGTGCGAGCGAACAGCCTGCAGTGAGCTCGGCTTGGGGTAAACCACAAAGTAAGAAGCCTCCGGAAGGCGGGGTCGGACTCTCGGGAGGCCAGCGGAGTCAGACCGGCACGGAGCACGGTGAGAGAGTGGGCGGCTGCGGATCTGAGCGAAGAAAAACTCTCAAACAAAATGCAGAAGCTGAGCTTACAAAAGAGGCCGACGCTGGAGAAGAGAGGGAGAAAACATCccgtgaggaagaggaggcctcGGAACAGCAAGCTTTAAACAACCTCCTGAAGTACGAAGGCAAATGGCTGCTGTTCGATGACTCTGAAGTGCGGTTGTTCGAGGAGGAAGATTTCTTCCAAGCCTGCTCCCCTCAgacctcctcctcttcaacACCCTACTTGCTCTTTTACAAGAGAATACCAAAGCCGCCGCAATGATGCCAGCATCGCTTTACTACCCCAAGATGGACGCTGTACATATTCTATAGATGGAACACACTGTGGACgtaacttttgtttttaatcaacttcAGACATCTACTGCAAAATCACCTCAGGATTTTCTCATATTTAAGAAACAAATGTGTGCCTGAATTGAACGtgcttttaaaaatgatttttttttttttttttttttttccttggggCTTAgatgttgatttttgttgttgttggggagGTACTTGTGACCAGTTCACCAAATGAAAGTGCTGCACTTGTTTCTACATCACATCAAGTGTGATATTCAGCCTTCACACGCATTTCTATGGCAATAAACAAGCcaccacattgtagttacaaaGAATATAATTTACGACACTGGTTTTTATGTGGTCTGTTTGAATCAAAATTAACTAAGTGGTGCATTGACATGTTCTTCCACAGATGTTAACAAATAAACTGAACGAAGATCACACTCATAGGTGATGGTTTTTCCTTAACTTGTACCAGAATAATAACTAGGTCATCTATAAAATAAACTTTCAAAGTAAAAGAGCTAACGATTCATTTTCTATTGCTTCACTTTTAAGAGGAATGAATTGACATAGGGCTACGTAAAAATACTTATAGGCTTAATTTCTCAAGAGCAATCGCCTCAGTATCACTGCTAAAGTGATTGGTAGTACAATACACACAGGTGTTTACAAGCTTGCAGACTACCACACTAGGCTTAGGCGATGGCTGGGAATTATATATACACGCATACATAcagttgtgtttaaaataataGCAATCCCACATCACTAGCAAGATAAATCACTATTTTTGTTAGTATTTCAACTTCTACACTGCAAGTAAGTTTCTAGGTTTAGTAAAGGTATAGAAAACCAACAGGCATGACGTGCATGCTGCTGATTCTGTGAAACTGAAAGGGGcgtgcttaaaaaaataatgctgagtaagatgctggggggggggctgttaaACAGGTGACCCTCAAGGATCAAGGCAACTGATGCTGCATTTTCATTTGTCCTTGAAACAGTAAAATGGGTTGTTCAGAAGAAGAGTGTTCTTTGATTAGGAAATTACTAAGAGGTGAAAACCTATAAAaaagtgcagaaaatgaaaaattatatCAAACGCTTTAAAATGGCAGCCAAAACCAGAAAGGCGAGGAAGAAAAATGACTACTCGAATGGAATAACCAAATGGCAAAGGCTCAGCCAATGATCAGCTCCAGGAGGATCAACGAAGATCTAAGGTTACCTGTGAGGACTGCAACAATCAAGACGACGTCTATATGAAGCCAAGATACCAGCAAGAAGCCCTTGCAAAGTCCAAttgttaataaaaaaagatgtgcTGAAGCGGTTACAATTTGCCAAAGAACACATTGACTGGCCACAGACACTTTGTCAGACATCCTGCAAACACTGAATTCAAGCCACAATACACAGTGAAGAcggtgaaacatggtggtgcaAGCATCATGTATGGGGGTGTAGGTCCTCTTTATCGCATACCAGGGAACATGGATCAGTTTCATCCTAATATTGGAAGAAGTCATGTTGTCCCTATGCTGCAGAGAAAATGCCTTTGAAGTGGGTGtttcaacaagacaatcacCCCAAACACACCAgccagcgggggggggggggaaatcatagTTCCAGACAAACAGCATTCAAGTAATGAAGTGGCCAGCACAATCCCCGGACCTTAATCCCATAGAAAACTTGTGGGTTTACATAAAAAATACTGTTCATGAGGCAAAACCAAGAAATGTAAAGGAATTGTGGAACAGTACAATTGTCCTGGGCTGCAATATCTGCTGACCGATGCCAGAAGTCGGTCAACTCCATGCaccacagatgtgaagcagttatCATAAACCGTGGTTATGCAACTAAATATTAGTTTATGATTCTCAGGGAAGTTGAATTTTCAAGCATTTCCTggtttatacagtacatttttgagTTTGTAAAGACgtcaacgtttttttttatttatttatttgaagcattttcacatttactcacctttttaaacactgttactattttgaacacaactgtatatatacacacatacagtatttaaaccAATGGGCTAGGTCAGTTTTaatggctatttttttttttggtaacttgGA carries:
- the usp1 gene encoding LOW QUALITY PROTEIN: ubiquitin carboxyl-terminal hydrolase 1 (The sequence of the model RefSeq protein was modified relative to this genomic sequence to represent the inferred CDS: inserted 2 bases in 1 codon), whose translation is MKGEHAVTSLGSPIKRSKLSLRFFQKKETIRVLDFSEPHADEANSDQVVPAPSLPPTSPDLPLSCEKRENLLPFVGLSNGGNTCYLNSILQVLYHCPGLKEGIKSLYKLSKRNAKPSEETKQCEELSGNAAESLPAHIELLESFHSLICSVEQLQSNFLLNTDSFSERELDASPSNVLNTLRQLNPMYEGYLQHDAQEVLQCILGYIQEACNTIRKEKKHEDNVTEVKVEHGSNSVSESQRGANEDGEVAVKRKSDTEMGNSKKKPKSIKSGAGEEHLLSGPVTRSKRKSSCQXTPRTKAGEEEDAKEVKQQKVDEEEEWGSDDARTKEADRKKKKRSKLSWLRPAGKQPSIISMFRTVGKLTSTFAKSATKTERENSGADEGQTEDEKKREGVLMQNENEVHKAALEDGLDLMERLFQGQLVLRTRCLECESFTERREDFQDISVPVLDDQFSSPDDLSSVSPYPKAEEKTLKWAIAQFASVERIAGEDKYFCDPCRHYAEAERSLLFDKTPDVITIHLKRFSANSLEMEPYTSLSKVNTPLQTPLTLSLEDWCTPRSSGKGHHYELFAVVMHSGLSISSGHYTAFVRMSGLKDAKFWLCEGKQQEGSKGDARDDGEVSVRQRASEQPAVSSAWGKPQSKKPPEGGVGLSGGQRSQTGTEHGERVGGCGSERRKTLKQNAEAELTKEADAGEEREKTSREEEEASEQQALNNLLKYEGKWLLFDDSEVRLFEEEDFFQACSPQTSSSSTPYLLFYKRIPKPPQ